A genomic segment from Flavobacterium inviolabile encodes:
- a CDS encoding response regulator transcription factor codes for MSSKVTILLAEDEATLGLIIKESLETRDFKVTHCLNGVEALAHFIHEKPDAIVLDIMMPKKDGFTLAQEIRKTDKTIPIIFLSAKSQVQDVVDGFQYGGNDYLKKPFSMEELIVRIHALLGRTGKSNPEEQLNIGRYRFNYNKQTLEHQALVFYLTHREALVLRLLLENKNEIVDKSFALNKIWGKDDFFNGRSMDVFISKLRKKLALDSSIQIINIRGRGYKLIC; via the coding sequence ATGAGTAGCAAGGTGACTATTTTACTGGCAGAAGATGAAGCCACTCTGGGCCTGATTATCAAAGAAAGCCTGGAAACCCGGGATTTTAAAGTAACGCACTGTCTAAACGGTGTAGAGGCTTTGGCTCATTTTATACATGAAAAACCGGATGCAATCGTTCTGGATATAATGATGCCGAAAAAAGACGGCTTTACGCTCGCCCAGGAAATCCGGAAAACAGACAAGACAATTCCGATTATTTTTTTAAGTGCGAAATCGCAGGTTCAGGATGTGGTGGACGGTTTTCAATATGGCGGCAACGATTATCTGAAAAAGCCTTTTAGTATGGAGGAATTAATCGTCAGAATCCATGCCCTGTTAGGCCGGACCGGCAAAAGCAATCCGGAAGAACAGCTGAATATTGGCCGTTATCGTTTTAATTACAACAAGCAGACTTTAGAGCACCAGGCACTGGTTTTTTATTTAACCCACCGGGAAGCTTTGGTTTTAAGACTGTTGCTGGAAAACAAAAATGAAATTGTAGACAAGTCGTTTGCCTTAAATAAGATATGGGGTAAAGATGATTTTTTTAACGGCAGAAGTATGGATGTGTTTATTTCAAAATTGCGAAAAAAACTGGCACTGGACAGCAGCATCCAGATCATTAACATTCGTGGAAGAGGTTATAAACTGATCTGTT